From the genome of Eucalyptus grandis isolate ANBG69807.140 chromosome 2, ASM1654582v1, whole genome shotgun sequence, one region includes:
- the LOC104423048 gene encoding anaphase-promoting complex subunit 8 isoform X1 yields MGSKEICRNELRVAVRQLSDRCLYSASKWAAEQLVGIELDPVKFTPSNTRFQRGSSSIHRRFRNNEITSTPIAGVSYVSTPVMEEDDIVDGDFYLLAKSYFDCREYRRAAHVLRDQSGKKAVFLQCYALYLAGEKRKDEENIELEGPLGKSDAVNKELVSLERELSMLRKNGSIDPFGLYLYGLVLKEKGNEHLARNLLVESVNSYPWNWSAWSELQSLCTTIDILHSLPLNNHWMKDFFLAGAYQELRMHNESLAKYEYLQGTFSFSNYIQAQIAKVQYSLREFEQVEVIFEELLRNDPYRVEDMDMYSNVLYAKECFSALSYLAHRVFMTDKYRPESCCIIGNYYSLKGQHEKSVMYFRRALKLNKNCLSAWTLMGHEYIEMNNTPAAVDAYRRAVDINPCEYRAWYGLGQAYEMMGMPFYALHYFRKSVFLQPSDSRIWIAMAKCYEKDQLHMLEEAIKCYRKAANSNDREAIALHQLAKLHRELGRLEEAAFYYKKDLERMEAEERDGPNMVEALLFLATHCKDQKRFEEAEVYCTRLLDYTGPEKETAKSLLRGMRIAQSGFPSMSAEHFPP; encoded by the exons ATGGGTTCGAAGGAAATCTGCCGCAACGAGCTCCGGGTTGCAGTCCGCCAGCTCAGCGATCGCTGCCTCTACTCTGCTTCCAAATG GGCGGCGGAACAATTAGTGGGAATCGAGCTAGACCCGGTAAAGTTCACACCTTCAAACACCAGATTCCAGCGTGGGAGCTCCAGTATCCACAGGAGATTCCGCAACAACGAGATCACATCGACGCCAATTGCTGGGGTGTCATATGTGAGTACTCCGGTCATGGAGGAAGACGACATAGTTGATGGTGACTTTTATCTTCTGGCCAAGTCTTACTTTGACTGCCGCGAGTATAGGAGGGCTGCTCATGTGCTTCGGGATCAGTCTGGGAAGAAAGCTGTCTTCCTACAATGTTATGCTCTTTATCTG GCTGGAGAAAAACGGAAAGACGAAGAGAATATAGAACTTGAAGGGCCCTTAGGCAAGAGTGATGCTGTTAACAAGGAATTGGTTTCTCTGGAGAGGGAGTTGTCAATGCTACGTAAGAATGGGTCCATTGATCCCTTTGGGTTGTACTTGTATGGTCTTGTTCTTAAAGAGAAAGGCAATGAGCACCTTGCACGTAACCTTCTTGTGGAATCTGTGAATAGCTATCCTTGGAACTGGAGTGCATGGTCAGAGTTACAATCCTTGTGCACTACAATCGACATATTACACAGTCTACCTCTCAATAACCATTGGATGAAGGATTTCTTTCTTGCTGGTGCATATCAAGAACTCAGAATGCACAACGAGTCCTTAGCAAAATACGAGTATCTGCAAGGCACCTTCAGTTTCAGTAATTACATACAGGCACAAATTGCAAAAGTGCAGTACAGTCTAAGggaatttgaacaagtagaagtGATATTTGAAGAACTCCTGAGAAATGATCCTTACCGAGTGGAGGACATGGATATGTATTCCAATGTACTCTATGCCAAGGAATGCTTTTCTGCCTTGAGTTATCTTGCCCACAGGGTATTCATGACTGATAAGTACAGACCAGAATCTTGTTGTATAATTGGAAATTATTATAGCTTGAAAGGCCAACATGAGAAGTCAGTTATGTATTTTAGGAGGGCCCTTAAATTGAATAAGAACTGTTTATCTGCTTGGACTCTTATGGGTCATGAATACATTGAGATGAATAACACTCCAGCAGCTGTTGATGCCTATCGGCGAGCTGTAGATATAAATCCATGTGAATACCGAGCCTGGTATGGTTTAGGACAGGCCTATGAGATGATGGGGATGCCTTTCTATGCTCTCCATTATTTCAGAAAATCTGTATTCTTGCAGCCAAGTGATTCTCGCATATGGATTGCTATGGCTAAGTGTTATGAAAAAGACCAACTTCACATGCTAGAAGAGGCAATCAAGTGTTACAGGAAGGCAGCGAATTCTAATGACAGGGAAGCAATTGCTCTTCATCAGCTAGCAAAGTTGCATCGTGAACTTGGGCGTTTAGAAGAAGCTGCTTTTTACTACAAAAAGGATCTGGAGCGGATGGAAGCTGAAGAGAGGGACGGACCTAATATGGTTGAAGCTTTGCTTTTTCTTGCCACACATTGCAAAGACCAGAAGAGATTTGAGGAGGCGGAGGTGTATTGCACACGTCTTCTTGATTATACTGGCCCA GAGAAAGAGACTGCAAAGAGTCTACTACGAGGAATGAGAATAGCACAATCTGGTTTTCCTTCAATGAGTGCTGAGCATTTTCCTCCATAA
- the LOC104423048 gene encoding anaphase-promoting complex subunit 8 isoform X2, whose product MLYGVIRCCLYFRNRAAEQLVGIELDPVKFTPSNTRFQRGSSSIHRRFRNNEITSTPIAGVSYVSTPVMEEDDIVDGDFYLLAKSYFDCREYRRAAHVLRDQSGKKAVFLQCYALYLAGEKRKDEENIELEGPLGKSDAVNKELVSLERELSMLRKNGSIDPFGLYLYGLVLKEKGNEHLARNLLVESVNSYPWNWSAWSELQSLCTTIDILHSLPLNNHWMKDFFLAGAYQELRMHNESLAKYEYLQGTFSFSNYIQAQIAKVQYSLREFEQVEVIFEELLRNDPYRVEDMDMYSNVLYAKECFSALSYLAHRVFMTDKYRPESCCIIGNYYSLKGQHEKSVMYFRRALKLNKNCLSAWTLMGHEYIEMNNTPAAVDAYRRAVDINPCEYRAWYGLGQAYEMMGMPFYALHYFRKSVFLQPSDSRIWIAMAKCYEKDQLHMLEEAIKCYRKAANSNDREAIALHQLAKLHRELGRLEEAAFYYKKDLERMEAEERDGPNMVEALLFLATHCKDQKRFEEAEVYCTRLLDYTGPEKETAKSLLRGMRIAQSGFPSMSAEHFPP is encoded by the exons atgctTTATGGGGTCATACGTTGCTGCCTTTACTTCCGAAATCG GGCGGCGGAACAATTAGTGGGAATCGAGCTAGACCCGGTAAAGTTCACACCTTCAAACACCAGATTCCAGCGTGGGAGCTCCAGTATCCACAGGAGATTCCGCAACAACGAGATCACATCGACGCCAATTGCTGGGGTGTCATATGTGAGTACTCCGGTCATGGAGGAAGACGACATAGTTGATGGTGACTTTTATCTTCTGGCCAAGTCTTACTTTGACTGCCGCGAGTATAGGAGGGCTGCTCATGTGCTTCGGGATCAGTCTGGGAAGAAAGCTGTCTTCCTACAATGTTATGCTCTTTATCTG GCTGGAGAAAAACGGAAAGACGAAGAGAATATAGAACTTGAAGGGCCCTTAGGCAAGAGTGATGCTGTTAACAAGGAATTGGTTTCTCTGGAGAGGGAGTTGTCAATGCTACGTAAGAATGGGTCCATTGATCCCTTTGGGTTGTACTTGTATGGTCTTGTTCTTAAAGAGAAAGGCAATGAGCACCTTGCACGTAACCTTCTTGTGGAATCTGTGAATAGCTATCCTTGGAACTGGAGTGCATGGTCAGAGTTACAATCCTTGTGCACTACAATCGACATATTACACAGTCTACCTCTCAATAACCATTGGATGAAGGATTTCTTTCTTGCTGGTGCATATCAAGAACTCAGAATGCACAACGAGTCCTTAGCAAAATACGAGTATCTGCAAGGCACCTTCAGTTTCAGTAATTACATACAGGCACAAATTGCAAAAGTGCAGTACAGTCTAAGggaatttgaacaagtagaagtGATATTTGAAGAACTCCTGAGAAATGATCCTTACCGAGTGGAGGACATGGATATGTATTCCAATGTACTCTATGCCAAGGAATGCTTTTCTGCCTTGAGTTATCTTGCCCACAGGGTATTCATGACTGATAAGTACAGACCAGAATCTTGTTGTATAATTGGAAATTATTATAGCTTGAAAGGCCAACATGAGAAGTCAGTTATGTATTTTAGGAGGGCCCTTAAATTGAATAAGAACTGTTTATCTGCTTGGACTCTTATGGGTCATGAATACATTGAGATGAATAACACTCCAGCAGCTGTTGATGCCTATCGGCGAGCTGTAGATATAAATCCATGTGAATACCGAGCCTGGTATGGTTTAGGACAGGCCTATGAGATGATGGGGATGCCTTTCTATGCTCTCCATTATTTCAGAAAATCTGTATTCTTGCAGCCAAGTGATTCTCGCATATGGATTGCTATGGCTAAGTGTTATGAAAAAGACCAACTTCACATGCTAGAAGAGGCAATCAAGTGTTACAGGAAGGCAGCGAATTCTAATGACAGGGAAGCAATTGCTCTTCATCAGCTAGCAAAGTTGCATCGTGAACTTGGGCGTTTAGAAGAAGCTGCTTTTTACTACAAAAAGGATCTGGAGCGGATGGAAGCTGAAGAGAGGGACGGACCTAATATGGTTGAAGCTTTGCTTTTTCTTGCCACACATTGCAAAGACCAGAAGAGATTTGAGGAGGCGGAGGTGTATTGCACACGTCTTCTTGATTATACTGGCCCA GAGAAAGAGACTGCAAAGAGTCTACTACGAGGAATGAGAATAGCACAATCTGGTTTTCCTTCAATGAGTGCTGAGCATTTTCCTCCATAA